Proteins found in one bacterium genomic segment:
- a CDS encoding AAA family ATPase yields VLYLALEEHKGLLRKKLTAMGATKNDPIYLHVGSAPEAALPTLKIELEKLKPVLLVIDPLIKLARIKDINAYAEVYAALTPFMDLARASNCHVMLVHHAKKGLERTGTENPLGSQGLSGVVDAQIDIYKRGDTRCFCVPDATRHGLPVKETVLEMDPDTYVITSGGYLADKELQDAEKRILEVVALSSEPMVDDDICKQIEMRKSTIGQAIKNLRESHQIGFSGKGVKGNPYRYTVLGDECFDYNPFEPEKCVSGIILQPRETRETKLKDGYTDLAPTSIAKDESGDATAMREISRIKEPSPDFDLLPEVMS; encoded by the coding sequence GTACTTTACTTGGCGCTTGAAGAGCATAAGGGTTTATTAAGAAAAAAACTCACTGCTATGGGCGCAACGAAAAACGATCCGATTTACCTTCACGTCGGCAGCGCACCGGAGGCGGCCTTACCAACACTCAAAATTGAACTTGAGAAGTTAAAGCCGGTACTACTCGTTATTGATCCGCTTATCAAACTTGCCCGGATTAAGGACATCAACGCCTATGCTGAGGTGTACGCAGCGCTTACCCCCTTCATGGATTTAGCTCGAGCCTCTAATTGTCATGTGATGCTCGTACATCACGCCAAAAAGGGATTAGAAAGAACCGGCACCGAAAACCCGCTTGGAAGCCAAGGTCTTAGCGGCGTGGTAGACGCGCAAATCGATATCTACAAGCGCGGTGATACCCGTTGTTTTTGTGTGCCGGATGCAACCAGGCACGGCTTACCCGTTAAAGAGACGGTACTTGAAATGGATCCTGATACCTACGTTATCACCTCCGGCGGTTACTTAGCGGACAAAGAGCTTCAAGACGCCGAGAAGAGGATCCTAGAAGTCGTAGCGTTATCAAGTGAACCCATGGTCGATGATGACATCTGTAAGCAAATTGAGATGAGAAAATCAACGATCGGGCAAGCCATAAAAAATCTGCGTGAAAGTCATCAAATCGGCTTCAGTGGTAAAGGTGTTAAAGGCAATCCTTACCGCTATACAGTTTTGGGAGACGAATGCTTTGACTATAACCCTTTTGAACCTGAAAAATGCGTCTCCGGGATTATTTTACAGCCCAGGGAGACGCGGGAGACGAAATTAAAAGACGGATATACCGACTTGGCACCGACATCCATAGCCAAGGATGAATCGGGCGACGCTACTGCGATGCGCGAAATAAGTCGCATTAAAGAGCCGTCGCCCGATTTTGATTTATTACCGGAGGTGATGAGCTAG